A genomic stretch from Malus domestica chromosome 15, GDT2T_hap1 includes:
- the LOC103450315 gene encoding uncharacterized protein, with the protein MAGGSGAARASRSLMAGGGFSEAKVIAAKVKTKTSKSDLCKFLGIPERSRSPTALLISKFIGLYNHQSPGIKDCNWEENLKTLLHGKSRVGVAEITRLLSQEFTYSRIKSTATSAAAPTHLADQKLQDSNKSKKTKGKASKNK; encoded by the exons ATGGCGGGTGGTAGCGGTGCCGCTAGGGCAAGCCGGTCACTGATGGCGGGTGGCGGTTTCTCAGAGGCGAAAGTAATAGCGGCGAAGGTGAAGACGAAAACTTCAAAGTCAGATTTGTGTAAGTTTCTCGGGATCCCAGAACGCTCTCGCTCTCCCACCGCACTCTTAATTTCTAAGTTCATTGGCCTTTACAACCACCAG AGTCCCGGTATAAAGGACTGTAATTGGGAGGAGAACTTGAAGACGTTATTACATGGAAAATCGAGGGTTGGGGTCGCTGAAATCACTCGATTGCTCTCCCAAGAATTCACCTATTCTCGCATTAAAAGCACTGCCACATCCGCTGCCGCCCCCACGCATCTGGCTGACCAGAAACTACAAGATTCCAATAAATCCAAGAAGACCAAAGGCAAGGCCTCCAAAAACAAGTAA
- the LOC103450321 gene encoding F-box protein SKIP31, whose amino-acid sequence MTISEDEDESLAHFLESEVLSEVSEDKEEEEEEDEVTEAPKAKKMRLVEDTAEKDPQFQKSASSSGFVQSKSAIGCSSNSGNTPVRIETGIFSKIPPELFPHILKFLSSEDLFACSLVCRFLSHVASDESLWRRLYCMRWGHLPPSRKLRECPWKKLYIQRDEEDTVELVRNCTLEFKEYFIQMQAAKRSQAPLPSQVNDDGIILDTTVADQVSIWKSSRGLTDKAEADHACSGEKCTYYQIGDVFVCENTGQVHVCDDNCREVVMDPTNELWVCTISGHCFDRLLSPEETESDAEQQQGAVTDEAEPFMGSGRFARAYMMGYNCVDEKELEDALRFV is encoded by the exons ATGACTATATCAGAGGATGAGGACGAGAGTTTGGCTCATTTCCTTGAATCGGAGGTGCTCTCCGAGGTTTCAGAAGACAAG gaggaggaggaggaggaggatgaggtaACAGAGGCCCCCAAAGCAAAGAAAATGCGACTAGTGGAGGATACGGCTGAGAAAGACCCTCAATTTCAGAAAAGCGCATCTTCTTCCGGGTTTGTTCAGTCAAAAAGCGCCATCGGCTGCAGTAGCAATAGCGGGAACACGCCCGTGAGGATTGAAACTGGCATTTTCAGCAAAATCCCTCCTGAACTCTTCCCTCACATCCTCAAGTTCCTCTCTTCTGAAGATCTATTTGCTTGCTCTCTCGTCTGTAGATTTCTAAGTCATGTCGCATCCGATGAATCCTTATGGCGCCGCCT GTACTGTATGCGATGGGGTCATTTGCCCCCTAGTAGAAAGCTGCGTGAATGTCCATGGAAAAAACTTTATATTCAG CGTGATGAGGAGGATACGgtagaacttgttaggaattgCACACTTGAGTTCAAGGAATATTTTATTCAAATGCAAGCTGCGAAAAGAAGCCAAGCACCTCTTCCTTCACAG GTGAATGATGACGGGATAATTCTTGACACAACAGTAGCTGATCAAGTGTCTATATGGAAAAGTAGTAGAGGCCTAACTGATAAGGCGGAAGCTGATCATGCTTGTTCAGGTGAAAAGTGCACTTACTACCAAATTGGAGATGTATTTGTCTGTGAGAACACTGGCCAGGTTCATG TATGTGATGATAATTGCAGAGAAGTTGTTATGGATCCGACCAATGAGCTTTGGGTCTGCACAATATCTGGGCACTGTTTCGATAGGCTCCTATCACCAGAAGAAACGGAGTCAGATGCT GAGCAGCAGCAAGGAGCTGTGACAGACGAGGCAGAACCATTCATGGGATCTGGGCGCTTTG CAAGAGCTTATATGATGGGATATAATTGTGTTGATGAGAAGGAGCTAGAGGATGCTTTGAGATTTGTCTGA
- the LOC103450320 gene encoding ABC transporter E family member 2 isoform X2 — MADRLTRIAIVSSDRCKPKKCRQECKKSCPVVKTGKLCIEVTPAAKIAFISEELCIGCGICVKKCPFEAIQIINLPKDLNKDTTHRYGPNTFKLHRLPVPRPGQVLGLVGTNGIGKSTALKVLAGKLKPNLGRFKNPPDWQEILTYFRGSELQNYFTRILEDNLKAIIKPQYVDHIPKAVQGNVGEVLNQKDERDMKEELCADLELNQVIERNVGDLSGGELQRFAIAVVAIQNAEIYMFDEPSSYLDVKQRLKAAQVVRSLLRPNSYVIVVEHDLSVLDYLSDFICCLYGKPGAYGVVTLPFSVREGINIFLAGFVPTENLRFRDESLTFKVAETPQESAEEIETYARYRYPSMSKTQGNFRLRVVEGEFTDSQIIVMLGENGTGKTTFIRMLAGLLKPDIVENSDVEIPEFNVSYKPQKISPKFQSTVRHLLHSKIRDSYTHPQFMSDVMKPLLIEQLMDQEVVNLSGGELQRVALCLCLGKPADIYLIDEPSAYLDSEQRIVASKVIKRFILHAKKTAFVVEHDFIMATYLADRVIVYEGKPSIDCTANCPQSLLTGMNLFLSHLDITFRRDPTNYRPRINKLESTKDREQKAAGSYYYLDD, encoded by the exons ATGGCAGACCGGTTGACCCGTATTGCAATCGTGAGCTCCGACAGATGCAAGCCAAAGAAGTGCCGCCAGGAATGCAAGAAGAGCTGCCCTGTTGTCAAGACTG GTAAACTATGTATTGAGGTTACCCCTGCAGCCAAGATTGCTTTTATCTCGGAAGAATTGTGCATTGGGTGCGGTATCTGTGTTAAG AAATGCCCATTTGAAGCAATTCAAATCATCAACTTACCGAAGGATTTAAACAAAGATACGACCCATCGTTATGGTCCTAACACTTTCAAACTACACAG gTTACCAGTCCCAAGGCCAGGTCAAGTTCTAGGTTTGGTTGGAACTAATGGCATTGGGAAGTCGACTGCCCTCAAAGTTTTGGCTGGAAAGTTGAAACCAAATTTAGGCCGTTTCAAG aatcCTCCAGATTGGCAGGAAATCTTGACCTACTTCCGGGGATCTGAGCTGCAGAATTATTTTACCCGTATTCTGGAAGATAATTTGAAG GCCATTATAAAGCCCCAGTATGTTGATCACATTCCAAAAGCAGTTCAAGGAAATGTTGGGGAGGTGCTCAACCAGAAAGATGAGAGGGATATGAAGGAAGAACTGTGTGCTGACCTTGAGCTGAACCAGGTTATAGAACGTAATGTAGGGGATTTATCAGGTGGGGAGCTTCAAAGATTTGCCATTGCTGTCGTCGCCATACAGAATGCAGAGATATATATGTTTGACGAACCTTCAAGTTATCTTGATGTGAAACAAAGGCTTAAAGCTGCCCAAGTTGTCCGATCTTTACTCAGGCCTAATAG CTATGTAATTGTTGTGGAGCATGATCTTAGTGTCTTGGATTACTTGTCAGACTTCATTTGCTGTTTATATGGGAAACCTGGTGCATATGGAGTTGTGACTCTTCCATTCTCAGTTAGAGAAGGAATCAACATCTTCCTGGCCGGATTTGTTCCTACAGAAAATCTTAGGTTCCGAGATGAATCTCTGACATTTAAG GTTGCTGAGACACCACAGGAAAGTGCTGAGGAAATTGAGACATATGCACGATATAGATACCCATCAATGAGTAAAACTCAGGGAAATTTCAGGCTTCGTGTGGTTGAGGGTGAATTTACAGATTCTCAAATTATTGTGATGCTGGGTGAGAACGGAACAGGGAAGACTACATTTATTCGTATGCTG GCGGGTCTATTGAAACCTGATATTGTAGAAAATTCAGATGTGGAGATACCTGAATTCAATGTTTCTTACAAGCCTCAGAAAATCAgtccaaagtttcaatccacTGTCAGACACTTGTTACATTCAAAAATCCGTGATTCATATACTCATCCACAATTTATGTCGGATGTGATGAAGCCTCTTCTAATTGAACAATTAATGGATCAAGAAGTTGTGAATCTCTCTGGCGGTGAGTTGCAGAGGGTTGCATTATGCCTATGCCTCGGGAag CCAGCAGATATTTATCTGATAGATGAACCAAGTGCTTATCTTGATTCTGAGCAGCGTATTGTTGCTTCTAAGGTCATAAAGAggtttatccttcatgctaagAAAACTGCTTTCGTGGTTGAACATGATTTTATTATGGCTACCTACTTGGCTGATAGAGTTATAGTCTATGAGGGGAAGCCGTCAATTGATTGTACTGCAAATTGTCCCCAGTCATTGTTGACTGGGATGAATCTGTTCTTATCG CATCTTGATATCACATTTAGACGTGACCCCACTAACTATCGCCCAAGAATCAACAAATTGGAGTCAACTAAGGATAGGGAACAAAAAGCTGCTGGGTCCTACTATTACCTGGATGATTGA
- the LOC103450320 gene encoding ABC transporter E family member 2 isoform X1, with translation MADRLTRIAIVSSDRCKPKKCRQECKKSCPVVKTGKLCIEVTPAAKIAFISEELCIGCGICVKKCPFEAIQIINLPKDLNKDTTHRYGPNTFKLHRLPVPRPGQVLGLVGTNGIGKSTALKVLAGKLKPNLGRFKNPPDWQEILTYFRGSELQNYFTRILEDNLKAIIKPQYVDHIPKAVQGNVGEVLNQKDERDMKEELCADLELNQVIERNVGDLSGGELQRFAIAVVAIQNAEIYMFDEPSSYLDVKQRLKAAQVVRSLLRPNSYVIVVEHDLSVLDYLSDFICCLYGKPGAYGVVTLPFSVREGINIFLAGFVPTENLRFRDESLTFKVAETPQESAEEIETYARYRYPSMSKTQGNFRLRVVEGEFTDSQIIVMLGENGTGKTTFIRMLAGLLKPDIVENSDVEIPEFNVSYKPQKISPKFQSTVRHLLHSKIRDSYTHPQFMSDVMKPLLIEQLMDQEVVNLSGGELQRVALCLCLGKISFDEYILMSASIYSMQPADIYLIDEPSAYLDSEQRIVASKVIKRFILHAKKTAFVVEHDFIMATYLADRVIVYEGKPSIDCTANCPQSLLTGMNLFLSHLDITFRRDPTNYRPRINKLESTKDREQKAAGSYYYLDD, from the exons ATGGCAGACCGGTTGACCCGTATTGCAATCGTGAGCTCCGACAGATGCAAGCCAAAGAAGTGCCGCCAGGAATGCAAGAAGAGCTGCCCTGTTGTCAAGACTG GTAAACTATGTATTGAGGTTACCCCTGCAGCCAAGATTGCTTTTATCTCGGAAGAATTGTGCATTGGGTGCGGTATCTGTGTTAAG AAATGCCCATTTGAAGCAATTCAAATCATCAACTTACCGAAGGATTTAAACAAAGATACGACCCATCGTTATGGTCCTAACACTTTCAAACTACACAG gTTACCAGTCCCAAGGCCAGGTCAAGTTCTAGGTTTGGTTGGAACTAATGGCATTGGGAAGTCGACTGCCCTCAAAGTTTTGGCTGGAAAGTTGAAACCAAATTTAGGCCGTTTCAAG aatcCTCCAGATTGGCAGGAAATCTTGACCTACTTCCGGGGATCTGAGCTGCAGAATTATTTTACCCGTATTCTGGAAGATAATTTGAAG GCCATTATAAAGCCCCAGTATGTTGATCACATTCCAAAAGCAGTTCAAGGAAATGTTGGGGAGGTGCTCAACCAGAAAGATGAGAGGGATATGAAGGAAGAACTGTGTGCTGACCTTGAGCTGAACCAGGTTATAGAACGTAATGTAGGGGATTTATCAGGTGGGGAGCTTCAAAGATTTGCCATTGCTGTCGTCGCCATACAGAATGCAGAGATATATATGTTTGACGAACCTTCAAGTTATCTTGATGTGAAACAAAGGCTTAAAGCTGCCCAAGTTGTCCGATCTTTACTCAGGCCTAATAG CTATGTAATTGTTGTGGAGCATGATCTTAGTGTCTTGGATTACTTGTCAGACTTCATTTGCTGTTTATATGGGAAACCTGGTGCATATGGAGTTGTGACTCTTCCATTCTCAGTTAGAGAAGGAATCAACATCTTCCTGGCCGGATTTGTTCCTACAGAAAATCTTAGGTTCCGAGATGAATCTCTGACATTTAAG GTTGCTGAGACACCACAGGAAAGTGCTGAGGAAATTGAGACATATGCACGATATAGATACCCATCAATGAGTAAAACTCAGGGAAATTTCAGGCTTCGTGTGGTTGAGGGTGAATTTACAGATTCTCAAATTATTGTGATGCTGGGTGAGAACGGAACAGGGAAGACTACATTTATTCGTATGCTG GCGGGTCTATTGAAACCTGATATTGTAGAAAATTCAGATGTGGAGATACCTGAATTCAATGTTTCTTACAAGCCTCAGAAAATCAgtccaaagtttcaatccacTGTCAGACACTTGTTACATTCAAAAATCCGTGATTCATATACTCATCCACAATTTATGTCGGATGTGATGAAGCCTCTTCTAATTGAACAATTAATGGATCAAGAAGTTGTGAATCTCTCTGGCGGTGAGTTGCAGAGGGTTGCATTATGCCTATGCCTCGGGAag ATCAGTTTTGATGAGTACATTCTAATGTCCGCCTCTATTTACTCAATGCAGCCAGCAGATATTTATCTGATAGATGAACCAAGTGCTTATCTTGATTCTGAGCAGCGTATTGTTGCTTCTAAGGTCATAAAGAggtttatccttcatgctaagAAAACTGCTTTCGTGGTTGAACATGATTTTATTATGGCTACCTACTTGGCTGATAGAGTTATAGTCTATGAGGGGAAGCCGTCAATTGATTGTACTGCAAATTGTCCCCAGTCATTGTTGACTGGGATGAATCTGTTCTTATCG CATCTTGATATCACATTTAGACGTGACCCCACTAACTATCGCCCAAGAATCAACAAATTGGAGTCAACTAAGGATAGGGAACAAAAAGCTGCTGGGTCCTACTATTACCTGGATGATTGA
- the LOC103450319 gene encoding U-box domain-containing protein 15, protein MVIDGEIRDEGEGGGGGGSGGGGEIRDETAEGVIEYVAQFGDYRRTQRKECYNLVRRMKLLLPLFQETRELDGPIPERGAAWLANLKKVLLMAKKLLKTCNEGSKIYLALESEAVMVRFHAVHERLGQALEGLPDELCLSDEVEEQVELMIMQLRRARKRTDTQDIELAMDIMVVLSKKEDRNADSAIIERLAQKLDLQKSEDLKIETIAVRNLVKDKERGGPSAETTQQIIDLLNKFRQIAGMEATDVLDGPVMPKMLEKCPSLMIPHEFLCPITLEIMTDPVIVASGQTYNRESIQKWLDTNHRTCPKTRQTLAHLSLAPNYALKNLIMQWCEKNKFQLPKKETSTGQESSSTEHKEEISSLVDQLSSSHLEVQRNAVMKIRLISKENPENRILVAKGGGIPPLVQLLSYPDSKVQQHAVTALLNLSIDETNKKLITREEAIPAIIEVLQNGSTEARENSAAALFSLSMIDENKVIVGESNGIPPLVDLLQDGTIRGRKDAATALFNLSLNQANKGRAISAGIVPPLLQLLKDRNLGMVDEALSIFLLLASHPDGRQEIGQLSFIEILVEFIREGTPKNKECATSVLLELGSSNSSFLLAALQFGVYEHLVEITRSGTNRAQRKANALLQLISKSEQIP, encoded by the exons ATGGTGATCGATGGAGAGATCAGAGACGAAGGTGAAGGTGGAGGTGGCGGAGGcagcggaggaggaggagagatcAGAGATGAAACTGCGGAGGGTGTGATTGAATATGTTGCTCAATTCGGAGATTACCGAAGGACGCAGAGGAAAGAATGCTACAACCTGGTGCGGCGTATGAAGCTCTTGCTGCCGCTTTTTCAGGAGACGCGGGAGCTCGATGGGCCAATTCCGGAGAGGGGTGCTGCTTGGTTGGCAAATTTGAAGAAGGTGCTTCTCATGGCAAAGAAATTGTTGAAAACTTGTAATGAGGGGAGCAAAATTTATCTG GCACTTGAAAGCGAGGCAGTCATGGTTAGATTTCATGCGGTTCATGAAAGACTCGGTCAGGCTTTAGAAGGTTTGCCTGATGAACTTTGCCTATCAGATGAAGTTGAGGAACAG GTTGAACTGATGATCATGCAACTTAGACGAGCGAGGAAGCGAACAGATACACAGGACATAGAGCTCGCAATGGATATTATGGTGGTTTTGTCCAAAAAAGAAGATAGAAATGCTGATAGTGCCATTATAGAGAGGCTCGCCCAAAAGCTAGACCTGCAAAAATCCGAGGACCTTAAGATAGAAACAATAGCTGTGAGGAATCTGGTTAAGGATAAAGAGAGAGGAGGGCCAAGTGCAGAGACTACGCAGCAAATCATCGATCTTCTTAACAAATTCAGACAAATCGCAGGAATGGAAGCGACCGATGTACTTGACGGCCCTGTCATGCCTAAAATGCTCGAGAAGTGCCCGTCTTTGATGATCCCTCATGAGTTCCTCTGTCCAATCACACTAGAAATAATGACGGATCCTGTTATTGTTGCAAGTGGACAG ACGTATAACAGAGAAAGCATACAAAAGTGGCTCGACACCAATCATAGGACATGTCCCAAGACCAGGCAGACTCTGGCTCACCTGTCACTTGCACCGAATTATGCTCTAAAAAATCTAATCATGCAGTGGTGTGAGAAGAACAAATTCCAGCTCCCGAAAAAAGAAACTTCCACGGGCCAGGAAAGCTCCTCCACCGAACACAAAGAGGAGATCTCATCATTGGTTGACCAACTGTCCTCAAGTCACTTAGAAGTGCAAAGGAATGCGGTCATGAAGATTCGTTTGATCTCTAAAGAGAACCCAGAGAACAGAATTTTGGTTGCCAAAGGTGGAGGAATCCCGCCACTGGTGCAACTTCTTTCCTACCCAGATTCTAAAGTTCAACAGCATGCAGTAACGGCTCTTTTGAACTTATCGATTGATGAAACAAACAAGAAATTGATAACCAGAGAAGAAGCCATTCCAGCTATTATAGAAGTTTTGCAGAATGGAAGCACAGAAGCTAGAGAGAACTCTGCAGCAGCTTTATTTAGCTTGTCGATGATTGATGAGAACAAAGTAATTGTGGGAGAATCAAATGGCATTCCGCCATTAGTAGACTTGTTGCAGGACGGGACTATTAGAGGTAGAAAAGACGCTGCCACGGCACTGTTTAACTTATCTCTGAACCAAGCAAACAAGGGGAGGGCCATTAGTGCTGGCATTGTACCACCACTACTCCAGCTACTCAAGGACAGAAACTTGGGCATGGTCGACGAAGCGCTCTCCATCTTCTTACTTCTTGCATCACATCCAGATGGACGACAAGAGATTGGACAGCTCTCATTCATTGAAATTCTGGTGGAATTTATCCGGGAAGGAACACCCAAGAACAAGGAATGTGCAACGTCAGTTCTTCTCGAGTTGGGGTCAAGCAATTCCTCTTTCTTACTTGCCGCACTGCAGTTTGGAGTGTACGAGCATTTGGTAGAGATCACAAGGAGTGGAACCAACAGAGCTCAAAGGAAGGCAAATGCACTTCTGCAACTCATAAGCAAGAGTGAACAAATTCCTTGA
- the LOC103450318 gene encoding small nuclear ribonucleoprotein SmD3b, translating to MSRSLGIPVKLLHEASGHVVTVELKSGELYRGSMVECEDNWNCQLENITYTAKDGKVSQLEHVFIRGSKVRFMVIPDMLKNAPMFKRLDARIKGKGASLGVGRGRAVSMRAKAQAAGRGTAGRGVVPPVRR from the exons ATGAGCAGAAGTTTGGGAATTCCGGTGAAGCTTCTTCACGAGGCGTCAGGGCACGTGGTGACGGTGGAGCTCAAGAGCGGTGAGCTTTACAGAGGAAGCATGGTCGAGTGCGAGGACAACTGGAACTGTCAGCTCGAGAACATCACCTACACCGCCAAG GACGGAAAAGTTTCACAGCTTGAGCACGTATTCATCCGAGGGAGCAAAGTAAG gTTTATGGTCATACCTGACATGCTGAAGAATGCTCCAATGTTCAAGCGCCTGGATGCTAGAATCAAG GGCAAGGGTGCTTCACTAGGAGTTGGCAGAGGTAGAGCTGTTTCAATGCGGGCTAAG GCTCAAGCGGCTGGCCGTGGGACAGCTGGTAGGGGTGTTGTACCACCTGTTCGGAGGTAA